A stretch of the Psychroserpens sp. Hel_I_66 genome encodes the following:
- the recJ gene encoding single-stranded-DNA-specific exonuclease RecJ, whose product MRWTLKPKPDSKTVEDLQKSLQVDESVATLLVQRGIETYEEAKRFFRPSFEDLHDPFLMKDMDKAVARIEDALHNNENILVFGDYDVDGTTSVALMSSYLKTKSHRIATYIPDRYDEGYGISYKGIDFAQDNEFSLIIALDCGVKAIEKINYASEKGIDFIICDHHRPGSELPKAVAVLDPKRDDCDYPFKELCGCGVGFKLVQALASKDNKTIEDLGEYLDLVATAIGADIVPIVGENRALAYFGLQIINTQPRPGIKAIIEQVKKEELTITDVVFIVAPRINAAGRMKHGNYAVTLLTETNEELAKEYAKEINEFNLDRREADRRITEEALVQIEENNEKDRLTSVVYHENWHKGVIGIVASRLTETYYRPTLVFTKSGDRLAASARSVKGFDVYNALEACSEHIEQFGGHKYAAGLTLKEENYEAFKQAFEDEVTKTIDRSLLTPEIRVDMQIDLKDITPKFYRIISQFAPFGPGNMTPIFMTEKLRDTGYGKCVGEDDKHLRITAIQGKEKVVCIGFNLGDKCDLITDNKHFDAVYSIDENHWQGNTSLQLKLRDIKA is encoded by the coding sequence ATGCGTTGGACGTTAAAGCCAAAACCAGATTCTAAAACTGTTGAAGATTTGCAAAAGTCGCTTCAGGTAGATGAATCTGTTGCAACTTTACTCGTTCAAAGAGGAATTGAAACTTACGAAGAAGCCAAGCGTTTTTTTAGACCAAGTTTTGAGGATTTGCATGATCCTTTTTTAATGAAAGACATGGATAAAGCAGTCGCAAGAATTGAAGATGCACTACATAACAATGAAAATATTTTAGTCTTTGGAGATTACGATGTAGATGGCACGACCTCTGTAGCATTGATGTCGTCGTATTTGAAAACAAAATCACATAGGATTGCAACCTACATTCCAGATCGCTACGATGAAGGTTACGGGATTTCATACAAAGGCATCGACTTTGCCCAAGACAACGAGTTTTCGTTAATAATAGCATTAGATTGTGGTGTAAAAGCGATTGAAAAAATAAATTATGCTTCGGAAAAAGGCATTGATTTCATCATCTGTGACCATCATAGACCAGGAAGTGAATTGCCAAAAGCGGTTGCTGTATTAGATCCAAAACGAGACGATTGTGACTATCCGTTTAAAGAACTGTGTGGTTGCGGAGTTGGATTTAAACTCGTTCAAGCTTTAGCATCAAAAGATAATAAAACTATTGAAGATTTAGGAGAATACCTCGATTTGGTAGCCACAGCTATTGGAGCAGATATTGTACCCATTGTTGGCGAAAATCGTGCGTTGGCCTATTTCGGTTTACAAATTATAAACACACAACCACGACCAGGAATAAAAGCCATTATAGAACAAGTTAAAAAAGAAGAACTTACTATTACCGATGTTGTTTTTATTGTGGCTCCAAGAATTAATGCTGCAGGCAGAATGAAGCATGGAAATTATGCAGTAACATTATTGACAGAAACCAATGAAGAACTCGCCAAAGAATACGCCAAAGAAATCAATGAGTTTAATTTAGATAGGCGAGAAGCAGATAGAAGAATAACTGAAGAAGCTCTCGTTCAAATTGAGGAAAACAATGAAAAAGATAGATTAACATCTGTAGTTTATCATGAAAATTGGCACAAAGGAGTAATTGGCATTGTGGCTTCAAGATTAACCGAAACCTATTACAGACCAACGCTCGTATTTACAAAAAGCGGTGATAGGTTAGCAGCATCTGCGAGATCTGTAAAAGGATTTGATGTGTATAATGCATTAGAAGCTTGCTCAGAGCATATTGAGCAATTTGGCGGACATAAATACGCAGCAGGATTAACGCTTAAAGAAGAAAATTACGAAGCGTTTAAACAAGCCTTTGAAGACGAGGTTACGAAAACAATTGATAGAAGTTTGCTCACTCCAGAAATACGAGTGGATATGCAAATCGATTTAAAAGATATTACTCCGAAGTTTTATAGAATCATTAGCCAATTTGCACCATTTGGTCCAGGAAATATGACACCAATTTTTATGACCGAAAAGTTAAGAGACACCGGTTATGGTAAGTGTGTTGGAGAAGATGATAAACATTTGCGAATAACAGCTATTCAGGGCAAAGAGAAAGTAGTTTGTATTGGTTTTAACTTAGGTGATAAATGTGATTTGATTACAGATAATAAGCATTTTGATGCAGTATATTCTATTGATGAGAATCATTGGCAGGGCAATACGAGTTTACAATTAAAATTGAGAGATATTAAAGCATAA
- a CDS encoding DinB family protein — protein MKQLFVLTGFLFFGLFSSSIMAQEDPFIKDFLERFENSRKYLILVAETMPEDKYNFKASQESLTFAENLLHIGYAVDWHSQSLLGGREARDWKTDTVFKTDKKSKKEMIVTINDTFESAIQLLKEFDPKQLGDELDYFGLNRTKRQIFLLLADHITHHRGQMLVYMRLNGLVPPRYVLFQ, from the coding sequence ATGAAACAATTATTTGTTCTTACAGGTTTCTTGTTTTTTGGTTTGTTTTCATCGTCAATAATGGCTCAAGAAGATCCTTTTATTAAAGACTTTTTAGAACGATTTGAGAATTCACGCAAGTATTTAATTCTTGTTGCCGAAACAATGCCAGAGGATAAATATAACTTTAAAGCTTCTCAAGAATCATTGACATTTGCTGAAAATCTATTGCATATTGGATACGCTGTAGATTGGCATAGTCAATCCTTATTAGGAGGAAGAGAGGCTCGAGATTGGAAAACCGATACTGTATTTAAGACTGATAAAAAGTCTAAAAAAGAAATGATTGTAACCATCAATGACACATTTGAATCTGCAATACAGCTTCTTAAAGAATTTGATCCAAAACAATTGGGCGACGAGCTGGATTATTTTGGATTAAACAGAACAAAACGACAAATTTTCTTATTACTTGCAGATCATATTACACATCACAGAGGGCAAATGTTAGTTTACATGAGACTTAACGGACTTGTGCCACCAAGATATGTGTTGTTTCAATAA